The Desulfurococcaceae archaeon DNA window TCTTCTTCTATTGCAAAACCACGTAGGCAAACCGTATTTACCCGGCTCCCTCACCACGGCTTCAATATTCTTGATCTCGTCATCTGTCAAATAGCCTGTTCTCATGGAGGAGTCTAGACCTAGCGTCTTACAGACCGCTAACGCGAAGTTGTGCCCGATGCCCTTGACTACTGAAAGGCCATATATTAGTGGAAGCTCCCCGTCCACGTCCGTTTCCAATATTCTGATAATCCTCCTGAATTCCCTCTTCAAACATTCTTCACCGTAAGCACTGTAGATACGTAAACCCTAGTTCATCCTTAAAGACCTTATAGGGCTTTTAAACTCTATTCTAAAAAAGCCTTAAAAACTCGAAATACGCCGGGGGCGGGATTCGAACCCGCGCGGGGGTCAAACCCCCACTGGCTTTCCAATCGTTCTCCAGGCCAGCCCCTTAGGCCGCTCGGGCACCCCGGCTTCCCACTTAGAAATATAAAAACTCGGAGGGTTAAATTCCCTTCAAAGCTCGATCTCGATCCACACCTCCGGTGGCACTCTAACCCTTATTAGTTGCTTCATTACCCGCTCGTCTTCGGCCACGTAGAGCAGCCTTTTATGTATTCTCATTTCCCATTTTTCATACTTTTTCTTGCCTTCTCCGTGAGGTAGTTTAAGTGTTCTTATCGTGAGTTTTTTCGTGGGTAGGGGTACAGGTCCACTAACCTTAACACCGCTTTTCTTCGCTATGTCAACTAGTTTTGATACAAAGTCTTCGAGTACCTTCACGTTAGTGCTCCACATCCTGATCTTAACCATTCTCTGCGAAGACAACCACGATCCCTTCTACTTATTATGTCGAAAAAGCAAATTTCTACTTTACGCTAAAAAGTACTCTTGTTGTTTACTTCTTAATAGCTATTTGAGTAGGCTTTACCTCAATTACTTGCCCTATCCCTACTGTTTTACCCATGTCTCTCATTGCGAACCTTCCGAGTCCTGGGAACTCCGCGTATTTTTCTGCTACCAGCGGCTTTATGGGCTTGAACTTCACGATCGCGATATCTCCCTGCTTAATGAACTGGGGATTCTTCTCCAGTTCCTTACCAGTTCTCGGATCGATCTTGGCCACGATTTCCGTGATTCTGCACGCGATGCTAGCGGTGTGGATGTGAATTACCGGCGTGTATCCAACTGCTATGGCCGTGGGATGCCACACGACCATTACTCTGGCTGTGAATTCGTCAACAACCGTTGGCGGGTTCTCAAGGTGCCCGACTACATCACCGCGCTTGAGATCCTTCTTTTCTACGCCCTTTAGGTTAAAACCAATGTTGTCTCCGGGCTCCGCCTTCTCTATCTTAACGTGGTGAGTCTCGATAGACTTGACCTCGGCCGCGAGCGCTGGTGGCATTACTACTACTCTATCGCCCGTTTTCAAAACACCCGATTCTACCCTACCGACTGCGACTGTGCCTACACCTGATATCAAGTAGACGTCTTGAATTGGCAGTCTAAGGGGCTTATCTACGGGCTTTGGCGGGATTTGCAACGTGTCGAGGACTTCGACGAGGGTTGGCCCCGTGTACCACGGCATATTAGGTGATCTCTCTATCAGGTTCTCGCCAGTCCAGGCGGATATCGGTATGAAAGGTATCTTGCCCGGATCGTAGCCGATGCTCTTTAGGAACTTGCTCACGATCTCTACGATCTCCTTGTACCTCTTCTCACTGTAGGGTGGTTCCGTAGCGTCCATTTTATTAATTATCACTATTAGCTGGTTTATACCCATCGTCCTCGCTAAGATGGCGTGTTCTCTCGTCTGTCCCT harbors:
- a CDS encoding 30S ribosomal protein S13, yielding MKREFRRIIRILETDVDGELPLIYGLSVVKGIGHNFALAVCKTLGLDSSMRTGYLTDDEIKNIEAVVREPGKYGLPTWFCNRRRDRATGENIHLTGANLLFYVKEDIEREKRMRSWRGIRHALGLKVRGQRTRTTGRTGITVGVKRKKTTQQQKK
- the rpsJ gene encoding 30S ribosomal protein S10, translating into MSSQRMVKIRMWSTNVKVLEDFVSKLVDIAKKSGVKVSGPVPLPTKKLTIRTLKLPHGEGKKKYEKWEMRIHKRLLYVAEDERVMKQLIRVRVPPEVWIEIEL
- the tuf gene encoding translation elongation factor EF-1 subunit alpha; translated protein: MSFVQKPHLNLVIIGHVDHGKSTMVGNLLYRLGYFDEKTLRELEEQAKKMGKESFKFAWLLDRLKEERERGLTISLSYMRFETKKYFFTIIDAPGHRDFVKNMITGASQADAAILVISARKGEFEAGMSAEGQTREHAILARTMGINQLIVIINKMDATEPPYSEKRYKEIVEIVSKFLKSIGYDPGKIPFIPISAWTGENLIERSPNMPWYTGPTLVEVLDTLQIPPKPVDKPLRLPIQDVYLISGVGTVAVGRVESGVLKTGDRVVVMPPALAAEVKSIETHHVKIEKAEPGDNIGFNLKGVEKKDLKRGDVVGHLENPPTVVDEFTARVMVVWHPTAIAVGYTPVIHIHTASIACRITEIVAKIDPRTGKELEKNPQFIKQGDIAIVKFKPIKPLVAEKYAEFPGLGRFAMRDMGKTVGIGQVIEVKPTQIAIKK